From the genome of Spinacia oleracea cultivar Varoflay chromosome 2, BTI_SOV_V1, whole genome shotgun sequence, one region includes:
- the LOC110782530 gene encoding uncharacterized protein isoform X2: MEMIKTALYCDVIPQTRAKGVPQFRRRTLTTASASPSSASASPSPSPCSASHPNTTSLSPKELKVKVDIFDDVGIAGGASGVAGGLVHPYSPKVKLLWRGEECWTEFLNLLNVAEAAATAASSPHFPLNTTDFIVRRTGILRPAVSEKILDVMHQNAQNCLASCPIQAVDEVAARELIPNLSTPLNRAFFMPKAVNVNPHHYLKALFLASEHLAKRLSSTGFPGKEIALHKKVVTSLSEVGDEYDIVIVCLGARVDMLADLSGMLPLRTCRGIVAHLQLNDPLCEEYCEDSPSILSDVWLAVQGPKSLYLGSTWEWESRNFSSVVSLEEASSTLQQLLHKTSLVYPKITNWTIMGAQAGVRAMPPLTPQGSFPLLGCIDELVGGNSSSKYWLIGGLGARGLLYHGWLGKLTAQAVLSSNEGVLPPELTFWKKMKNK; this comes from the exons ATGGAAATGATAAAAACGGCGCTATATTGCGACGTTATCCCTCAAACTCGAGCAAAAGGTGTTCCCCAGTTCCGGAGACGGACATTGACAACTGCTTCTGCTTCTCCTTCTTCTGCTTctgcttctccttctccttctccttgtTCTGCTTCTCATCCAAATACAACTTCTCTCAG CCCCAAAGAATTGAAAGTAAAAGTTGACATTTTTGATGATGTTGGCATTGCTGGCGGCGCTTCTGGTGTTGCTGGAGGCCTCGTTCACCCCTATTCCCCTAAAG TGAAGCTTCTATGGAGGGGTGAAGAATGCTGGACTGAGTTTTTGAATCTTCTAAATGTTGCAGAAGCTGCTGCCACGGCAGCTTCTAGTCCTCACTTTCCACTCAACACTACTGATTTCATTGTTCGAAGAAC GGGCATATTGAGACCAGCTGTTAGTGAAAAGATTTTGGATGTCATGCATCAA AATGCTCAAAATTGTCTAGCAAGTTGTCCAATACAGGCCGTTGATGAAGTTGCTGCAAGAGAGCTTATACCAAATTTATCTACGCCTTTGAACAGAGCCTTCTTTATGCCTAAAGCTGTGAATGTTAATCCCCACCACTATCTTAAG GCACTTTTTCTTGCAAGTGAACATTTGGCCAAGAGGTTGTCATCAACAGGTTTCCCTGGCAAGGAAATAGCTTTGCACAAGAAAGTTGTCACTTCACTAAGTGAAGTGGGAG ATGAATATGATATTGTGATAGTTTGTCTTGGGGCTAGAGTTGACATGCTAGCTGACCTGTCTGGAATGCTTCCTTTAAGGACATGCAGAGGCATTGTTGCACACCTGCAGTTGAATGATCCCTTGTG TGAAGAGTATTGTGAAGATAGTCCTTCAATCCTCTCAGATGTTTGGCTGGCTGTCCAGGGGCcaaaaagtttatatttaggGTCAACATGGGAATGGGAATCAAGAAATTTCTCTTCCGTTGTTTCCTTGGAAGAAGCTTCTAGTACCCTTCAACAACTCTTACATAAGACAAGTTTGGTATATCCAAAAATAACGAATTGGACTATAATGGGAGCACAGGCAGGTGTCAGGGCAATGCCACCTCTCACTCCGCAAGGATCGTTTCCTCTTTTAGGTTGCATAGATGAACTTGTAGGAGGCAATTCTTCTTCTAAATATTGGTTAATTGGAGGTCTTGGTGCAAGAGGACTACTTTATCATGGCTGGCTTGGTAAGTTGACTGCACAAGCTGTGCTTTCCTCTAATGAAGGTGTGTTACCTCCTGAACTAACTTtttggaagaagatgaagaacaaGTAA
- the LOC110782530 gene encoding uncharacterized protein isoform X1: MEMIKTALYCDVIPQTRAKGVPQFRRRTLTTASASPSSASASPSPSPCSASHPNTTSLRCAVLGAGFAGLSVAWHLLFHSPKELKVKVDIFDDVGIAGGASGVAGGLVHPYSPKVKLLWRGEECWTEFLNLLNVAEAAATAASSPHFPLNTTDFIVRRTGILRPAVSEKILDVMHQNAQNCLASCPIQAVDEVAARELIPNLSTPLNRAFFMPKAVNVNPHHYLKALFLASEHLAKRLSSTGFPGKEIALHKKVVTSLSEVGDEYDIVIVCLGARVDMLADLSGMLPLRTCRGIVAHLQLNDPLCEEYCEDSPSILSDVWLAVQGPKSLYLGSTWEWESRNFSSVVSLEEASSTLQQLLHKTSLVYPKITNWTIMGAQAGVRAMPPLTPQGSFPLLGCIDELVGGNSSSKYWLIGGLGARGLLYHGWLGKLTAQAVLSSNEGVLPPELTFWKKMKNK, from the exons ATGGAAATGATAAAAACGGCGCTATATTGCGACGTTATCCCTCAAACTCGAGCAAAAGGTGTTCCCCAGTTCCGGAGACGGACATTGACAACTGCTTCTGCTTCTCCTTCTTCTGCTTctgcttctccttctccttctccttgtTCTGCTTCTCATCCAAATACAACTTCTCTCAG GTGCGCTGTGCTCGGTGCCGGCTTTGCTGGCTTGTCCGTGGCGTGGCATTTGCTATTC CACAGCCCCAAAGAATTGAAAGTAAAAGTTGACATTTTTGATGATGTTGGCATTGCTGGCGGCGCTTCTGGTGTTGCTGGAGGCCTCGTTCACCCCTATTCCCCTAAAG TGAAGCTTCTATGGAGGGGTGAAGAATGCTGGACTGAGTTTTTGAATCTTCTAAATGTTGCAGAAGCTGCTGCCACGGCAGCTTCTAGTCCTCACTTTCCACTCAACACTACTGATTTCATTGTTCGAAGAAC GGGCATATTGAGACCAGCTGTTAGTGAAAAGATTTTGGATGTCATGCATCAA AATGCTCAAAATTGTCTAGCAAGTTGTCCAATACAGGCCGTTGATGAAGTTGCTGCAAGAGAGCTTATACCAAATTTATCTACGCCTTTGAACAGAGCCTTCTTTATGCCTAAAGCTGTGAATGTTAATCCCCACCACTATCTTAAG GCACTTTTTCTTGCAAGTGAACATTTGGCCAAGAGGTTGTCATCAACAGGTTTCCCTGGCAAGGAAATAGCTTTGCACAAGAAAGTTGTCACTTCACTAAGTGAAGTGGGAG ATGAATATGATATTGTGATAGTTTGTCTTGGGGCTAGAGTTGACATGCTAGCTGACCTGTCTGGAATGCTTCCTTTAAGGACATGCAGAGGCATTGTTGCACACCTGCAGTTGAATGATCCCTTGTG TGAAGAGTATTGTGAAGATAGTCCTTCAATCCTCTCAGATGTTTGGCTGGCTGTCCAGGGGCcaaaaagtttatatttaggGTCAACATGGGAATGGGAATCAAGAAATTTCTCTTCCGTTGTTTCCTTGGAAGAAGCTTCTAGTACCCTTCAACAACTCTTACATAAGACAAGTTTGGTATATCCAAAAATAACGAATTGGACTATAATGGGAGCACAGGCAGGTGTCAGGGCAATGCCACCTCTCACTCCGCAAGGATCGTTTCCTCTTTTAGGTTGCATAGATGAACTTGTAGGAGGCAATTCTTCTTCTAAATATTGGTTAATTGGAGGTCTTGGTGCAAGAGGACTACTTTATCATGGCTGGCTTGGTAAGTTGACTGCACAAGCTGTGCTTTCCTCTAATGAAGGTGTGTTACCTCCTGAACTAACTTtttggaagaagatgaagaacaaGTAA